Proteins from a single region of Hordeum vulgare subsp. vulgare chromosome 6H, MorexV3_pseudomolecules_assembly, whole genome shotgun sequence:
- the LOC123403221 gene encoding serine carboxypeptidase-like 34, whose amino-acid sequence MATPSAVGCFLGLAFLLLCGAVRGGGGAPDAEAARQQAADRVGRLPGQPAVKFAQYAGYVTVDEAHGRALFYWFFEATAGAAKKPLVLWLNGGPGCSSIGYGEAEELGPFLVQKGKPELKWNPYSWNKEANLMFLESPVGVGFSYTNTSSDLGKLGDKITAADAYVFLLNWFKRFPQYKHHEFYIAGESYAGHYVPQLSEKIFDGNKHGPKENRINFKGLMVGNALMDDETDQAGMVQYAWDHAVISDRVYSDVKAHCDFAMDNTTAACEQALEDYFAVYRLIDMYSLYTPVCTDSSSSSPLAKRVGVHGAAPKIFSKYHGWYMRPAGYDPCTTQYSEVYFNRPDVQAALHANVTKMGYNWTHCSDVIGKWNDAVPSTLPIIRKLVAGGIRVWVFSGDTDGRIPVTATRLTLNKLGLKTVQEWTPWYDRLQVGGWTITYEGLTFVTIRGAGHEVPMHAPRQALSLFTHFLGDKKMPPTAFS is encoded by the exons ATGGCCACGCCCTCCGCCGTCGGCTGCTTCCTCGGCCTCGCCTTCCTCCTGCTCTGCGGCGCCgtccgtggcggcggcggcgcgcccgACGCGGAGGCCGCGCGGCAGCAGGCGGCGGACCGCGTGGGGCGGCTGCCGGGGCAGCCGGCCGTGAAGTTCGCGCAGTACGCCGGGTACGTGACCGTGGACGAGGCGCACGGCCGCGCGCTCTTCTACTGGTTCTTCGAggccaccgccggcgccgccaaGAAGCCGCTCGTGCTCTGGCTCAACGGAG GGCCGGGCTGTTCGTCCATCGGGTATGGAGAGGCAGAGGAGCTAGGGCCCTTCTTGGTCCAGAAGGGCAAGCCGGAGCTGAAATGGAACCCCTACTCGTGGAACAAAG AGGCCAATCTGATGTTCTTGGAGTCCCCGGTGGGCGTCGGCTTCTCCTACACCAACACAAGCTCCGACCTGGGCAAGCTTGGTGACAAGATCACCG CCGCTGACGCCTACGTCTTCCTGCTCAACTGGTTCAAGCGGTTCCCGCAGTACAAGCACCACGAGTTCTACATCGCAGGCGAGAGCTACGCCG GGCATTACGTTCCGCAGCTATCGGAGAAGATCTTCGACGGCAACAAGCACGGGCCCAAGGAGAACCGCATCAACTTCAAGGGTCTCATG GTAGGGAATGCTCTGATGGACGACGAGACGGACCAGGCGGGCATGGTCCAGTACGCGTGGGACCACGCCGTGATCTCCGACCGGGTGTACTCGGACGTCAAGGCCCACTGCGACTTCGCCATGGACAACACCACCGCCGCGTGCGAGCAGGCGTTGGAGGACTACTTCGCCGTCTACCGCCTCATCGACATGTACAGCCTCTACACGCCCGTCTGCACCGacagctcctcctcctcgccgctcgCCAAGAGGGTCGGCGTCCACGGCGCCGCCCCCAAGATCTTCTCCAAATAC CATGGGTGGTACATGAGGCCTGCAGGTTACGATCCCTGCACGACTCAATACTCCGAGGTCTACTTCAACCGGCCGGACGTCCAGGCGGCGCTGCACGCCAACGTGaccaagatgggctacaactggaCGCATTGCAGCGACGTGATCGGCAAGTGGAACGACGCCGTCCCCTCCACTCTCCCCATCATccgcaagctcgtcgccggcggcaTCAGGGTCTGGGTTTTCAG CGGTGACACTGATGGGAGGATCCCCGTGACGGCGACGAGGCTGACTCTGAACAAGCTCGGACTCAAGACCGTCCAGGAGTGGACGCCGTGGTACGACCGGCTGCAGGTGGGTGGGTGGACGATCACCTACGAGGGCCTCACGTTCGTGACCATCCGCGGAGCCGGGCACGAGGTCCCTATGCACGCGCCGAGGCAGGCGCTCAGCCTCTTCACCCACTTTTTGGGTGATAAGAAGATGCCTCCCACGGCCTTCTCCTAG